The genomic interval TTTAACCTTGCAGCaggccagaatcgaaccgaggatctggcgattgtcaagcgcgaacgcttaccaCACGGCTAGcgatgcggttggattgagaaggaacaaaacgcaaataaaagtgTCCATCATAGCTCAATcttggttggaatagtaaatttaaaaatatgttcatggttctcattactttttctttttctctctggcgttacgtcccaactgggacaaagcctgcttctcagcgtagtgttcttatgagcacttccacagttattaactgagagctttctttgctgattgaccatttttgcatgtgtatatcgtgtggcaggtacaaagatactctatgccctgggaagtcgagaaaatttcctttacgaaaagatcctcgaccagcgggattcgaacccacgaccctcagcatggtcatgctgaattactgcgcgtttaccgctacggctatctgggccccggttctcattactgcaatgcttgtttcagtgtaggctcaagcgttagggcccatacattttttttatacaaaaaccgTTATGGAGGGAATTGTTCGACAATTATCTatttgagcgttacgtaataaaggGATGCTGCCTTATTAGAAGGCACCACAAAGTGCAAAGGAgcagaaaaaagtttttattgtttctactattttttttttaataaattccaAGGTAACACTTTCATATTATTTTAACAAGGGTTTTGTTGCGAGGAAATATTAGTGCGTGCTTGGATTGCTTTTGAGATCACTACAAATGTTCGCACTCGTTACTGGtaagggattgttcaaatattacgtaacgcaacagggggagggagggggtctgacATAGTGttacgtttcatacaaaaatttaaaaatttccatacaaaagctgttacgtgggggagggaggggagtcctaaattggcaaattttgcgttacgtaatatttgaatgaaccctaaacAAAACTTTTCAGTCAACCGGTTTCTTATCTTCTTTACCGATGGAATCGCGGTTAAAAAGAGATTCATAGCGAACTTTTTAGGAATTTATGGGAGAGATTATAGAAGTTCTCCCTGAAGTTCTGCAGAAGTTCACAGTGGAACTCTTATTCagcttaacacttcagtcgtcgcgctgttgtattttgtacaacactggtgaaaaaacctcgcttttcgttcacaacagcagcgtggtggttctgacggtggccaaCCAcacgacgactgaaaggttaaaagCAGCTTAAGATACTTCTTAGAActtgaattgaatttaaaagtTCCTAGAAGTTTCCGTATGTATTTTTTGGAACTTGAAAGTGTAAATTATCATGGGAAGTCGATCTTTTAGTTACTTAGGCTTACACGTTGCATCATCTATAGACTATACGCACTTTTTGGTGCTAGGCTTGAATAACCAACatgtattcaataaaaaaaaaaggtttgggAGGCATCTAATAAAATGTATTTTGGACGTATATGATTTGAATGTTTACGgcaaaatcgaatggaaatgtCGAAATTAAATaagcgtaacggtctgtccaaatcACTTTAAATATCCTAGTTGGTCTGATTTCGTTCAGTTctaaaatgctgatttttcaaCGCTTACGCCGGCAAAAATGCCtaaagattggattttcaaatgaaCACAGATTAAGCGACATTTGCTCAATTAAACTGTTGAAAAACTTACGGCATCGGTCACCATAACTCCGGTCACGAGGGGTTGCAGGAACGACGCCGTCATGTGTATGGTCTGCGCAAATGCCAGCACGGGTCCGGCCAGATTCGGTGCGATGTCCACGATGTTCGCCATGGCGCCGGCATACGAGGCCGTGATGAACGTTACGGCAACGAACCACAGCACCAGCACAATCACGATGTTGTACCCGAGGTAACCAACCAGCAGCACCAAAACCCCCGGAACGATCTGCGAGAGGGCAGTGAACAGTTTCCGCACGTTGGTCAACGTCATCAGCTGTTTGTGAACCAGAATGTCGGCAATGTAGCAGAAAAGCACCGAAGAAAGGTAAGAACACAAGAATGGCGTTCCGCTAAGAAGTCCATTTTGCTGGATGTCGAAGCAAAGAATCTTCTGCATGTACTCCGGTCCGGACATTATGAACGTGTAATGAACCCAAATTCTGCCGAAAGTGGTCAATCCAATGGCGTACACCGGCATCGATGTGAATATCTTCTTCCATGGTACCTTCATGCCTTGACCATTTTTGATATCTTCGCTCACGTTCAATTCTATGTATTCCAGCTCTTCAGGCGTTATCCGCGGATGCTCTTGAGGAGTATTGAAGGCTAGCAAATACCAAAACAGGCACCAAACCATTCCAATCGTCCCGGTAGTGTAGAACACCAATCTCCAGCCAAAGTGCGCAATGATGAATCCACACAACGGGTACGTCAATCCTATGCCGATACTGAACCCTTGAAAACTGGACATGAATCGACTTCGTTCGACTGGCGGTATCCAATATCCCACGATGGCGTACATCGCAGGCCAGGTCAACCCACTGGCGAAGCCTTGGATCGACCGTAACAAAATAACCACTCCGTAATGAATATCCGAAGCGTACGGAATGCATAAGCTGCAGGCAGCCGTGAAGAATTGGCTCCAGCCAAACACGCTCTTGGTGCCAAAGTATTGAGTGGCCACACCGCCGGCTACCTGCGACAGCACGTAGCACCAATAGAACGAACCCTTGATGACGGCCTGTACCGTCGAGTCCCAGTCAAGTTCCCATACAGATTCTCGTTGTGCTTGGATGATGTTGTTTCCACCACCACGTCTCCCATCAGGTCTCCCATATCGTCGGCAGATGCGGAGAAATTGCTCAGCAACAGATCGGAAAAGTTTCCATTGGCCACCACCGGTACCAGCGGTGATGTTCCTGCCAGAGCCATACTGGAGGGCGCACAGTGGCTGTTGATCGACGAGTTGGACGAGCTGTCGCGTACCCATGGCCACCAGGGCGAAGTTGATATCGTTGCGCATCATGAACGAAACGAGAAAACCGGACCACGACAGGAAGTAGAGCACCAGTCTGGCCGGGATGCGATCTGTAGGAAGATAGAGAAAGATGAGATGAGTTATCGTTATGCAGAGGTAGGTACATTagacattaaggtgaagatcgaagccaaactacaaattttcaagagcacaatttattgattgattttacggcaacgaAAAAAAGGACAGGCAGATCGGGAAGCTGCCGGCGTTTTTGAGTGCTGTTCATCATGTGTTTAAAGTTGTTTTATGTTTGAGAACCTCCACATCACAAAGTAAAAGATTAAGTAGAAATCTAAGGATTTTTCATGTATTATAAATAAAAGAATCCTCACTGAATACCAGCAACCTCTTTTAATTTAAAATCCCCACtgtccacactgaaatcctagaATCCACACCAGAAATCCAGGACCtatactggaatcccaggatatACACTGGAATAAGAGAATTCAGTCCGTAAGCCgcggatccacactggaatcccggGAATCACTTTAGAAATCAAGCATCCATGTTTCAATTCCAGGATATACACTGAAATCGCAAGATGCACACTGGAAAAATCACACTAGAATCTCAAGGTTACAATCCTATATTCGAATCCTAATATCCCTAATATCTATACTAGAAGCCTGGAATTCACAATGAAGTAACACAATCCAAACTAGAATCTCACATGAACACTAGAATTCAAACTTGAATCCCAAAATCCACATTGGAATGCTAGGATTTACATTAGAATTCCTGTATCCACAGTGGAATCCGAGATCCACACTAAAATCTCAATTTCCATGCTGGAAACTCAGGATTAGAGGTGAATGACACCATGTTAAATAAATCAAAGTAGAAGAAGAAACTCAGGATCCACACTAAAATACCATCTCTTTGTAAAACGATCCATCACAACATCCACACTATAATCCCAGCATCAACAAGGGTGTTCCAGTTTATACACTGGAGTCTCAGGATCCACAATGgattcccaggatccacactatcCCAGTATCCAAACTGCAATTCCAGGATCCCCACTGAACtcccaggatccatactggagTCAAAGAATCCATACTGGAATTACAACATTCACACTTTAATCCCAGGATCAACAATGGAGTTCCAGGATACAGACTAGAGTCTCAGGATCCTCACTGGATACCCAGTATCTACACTGGATCTGGCATCGCTATTATCTTAAAATCCACACTGGGATACCAGAATCCACGCGGATCTACACTGTAATCCCAGCATCCACACTGGAGTCTAAGAATCCACATTGGTTTCCTAGGATCCATACTGAAATTCTAGTAACCACACTGGAATCTCTGTATCCACGCTGGAAACGCAGGATCCACACTATTAACCTTGGACTAacactgaaataccaggatAAACACTGGAATGCTTTGTGTTTTGTGCGAGTTGGCGGTTTTAGTGTGACTAGTTGATACGACAGCTAATTCAGGTGTTGAATACGGCAAACTACATTGTTCAAGGTGCAAGTCCTGAATGTCCCGTATTGTGCGACGTTCTTTTTAACTAGGTTCGTGGCAAGTTGCAAGGCCCGTCACACCTTAGTTAGCGACCGTTTTCGACCCCGCTTTCCAGCTTCGGATTTTTTTCTCCGCTGTACGCGTGGGCCGGAGCGGGCAAAGCGTACATCAACCCGAGCCTTTGGCAGGGCGACAACAGCGAGCGATTCATAAGGTTCGGTTTCGGACCGATATACACCAACCCAACAGATTTCCGTGTCAATAACCAGTGAAGATCCGTCGAACGTCTCGAACTGGTGACCCCCGCGTGAGAGTCACGCACGCTACCGACAGAGCCATCATTGGTGACGACCACCGATGTGACGGCTGTACCCCGTCGAGCATGTCCACGAATGCCGTTGAGGACGGCAACCCGATGAACAAGTAAGATCGAGCGCGACATCCCGAGGAGAACCGCGTGTCGGCCACGTGAGGTGCGGCAGCAACCGTCAATGCCTCCACGCAAGTGAAATCAAACCGTGAGTACTCGTTCATTTTTCTCCTATGCCCATGGTGAATTTTGCCCCTAGCCCGAGTTGAACCGTTTGCGTGGCCGCACCGTTCATGTTGGGCCTACCGTTCGTTCCGTATGTGCGTCGGCATCCGGCAACATAATTTTCAAATCCCGATGAACACCACCCGTCGCACCGCACATAAATGAATTTACCGCACAGAGAGAGTaagggcgatgacatattgaaagagaagagaagtgaagtgaagtgttggcgaaaagagaagagaagcGGTAAAAATggtacactcaggcaaaaataCTAACGAAGTTCATTATTTTCACTTATGTTTatttgccacaagaaatcggtaagCATTTCATTACTTCGTCTTATGAATTAATCTAAATTATGCCATTGTGATATCTTGCTTATTTCATAGACCAGCATTATGAACAttgacataaaattttatggatTCAATACTTCTGCAGTATTAAGTACATTACTATTCATAACGGAAATTATTATAAACAGTATGCTGTTCAATCGGcatattgatgaaatttttgatgattttttcttCGACGTGCTGAGAAATAAATTAGCCAAAGTTCAGAAATTCGACATTTAGAAATGGAAGTTCGTTTATACTAGTTTGGTGTGCAAATCAGACATTCGAAAAATGTACAATTGATTTAATCATTATTATTTTGTAAGATGTGAGCTGAATCATCATTCtctatttattgaaaaatgcttTTACAAATAATGTAATTTTCATTCCCACAAAAAGTGCGTATTTTCGTTCCAAATACTTGTTTCCTTTAGTAATATTATGTAGGGTGATAACGGTAGCGATGATTTTGAGGTTGGATATTCTTTGAATCACTCATGTTTCGTCCAGCTTTTCTCATTTTATATTGTAATCTCCAAACTGccgctgaaaaataaaatttttatcaaCTCCAAATTCGTTAATATATTTACTAAAATATTACCCTTGCAAATATCGAAGAAAATTGATCAGGCGTGAGTAAGTGAATCCGCAATCAACTTAAGCGTTTCCAATTTCTACTCA from Aedes aegypti strain LVP_AGWG unplaced genomic scaffold, AaegL5.0 Primary Assembly AGWG_AaegL5_hic_scaff_1835_PBJ_arrow, whole genome shotgun sequence carries:
- the LOC110680784 gene encoding sialin-like yields the protein CTYLCITITHLIFLYLPTDRIPARLVLYFLSWSGFLVSFMMRNDINFALVAMGTRQLVQLVDQQPLCALQYGSGRNITAGTGGGQWKLFRSVAEQFLRICRRYGRPDGRRGGGNNIIQAQRESVWELDWDSTVQAVIKGSFYWCYVLSQVAGGVATQYFGTKSVFGWSQFFTAACSLCIPYASDIHYGVVILLRSIQGFASGLTWPAMYAIVGYWIPPVERSRFMSSFQGFSIGIGLTYPLCGFIIAHFGWRLVFYTTGTIGMVWCLFWYLLAFNTPQEHPRITPEELEYIELNVSEDIKNGQGMKVPWKKIFTSMPVYAIGLTTFGRIWVHYTFIMSGPEYMQKILCFDIQQNGLLSGTPFLCSYLSSVLFCYIADILVHKQLMTLTNVRKLFTALSQIVPGVLVLLVGYLGYNIVIVLVLWFVAVTFITASYAGAMANIVDIAPNLAGPVLAFAQTIHMTASFLQPLVTGVMVTDAQNLNQWLHVFGVSSAVAISCYLVFQFFGTAEIQPWNYPVPDPEVCSTDDSAVIANQPMLKVSSVSGAGYKYNREDDDENDSSDN